The region GGGAACGTAAAATGGCCAAGTAAAAAATCGAAGTGCCTTAACAAAGTTTTATAAAAAGATATTAAGCCATGCAGAAAGTCACGATGCAAAAAGGAAAAGTAGCAACAAAGCAAGTCATACAACTTTGCACAGCATCAAAAGAGGGCTGGCTCCTCATAAGTATCtgaaatttaaaatatataaatgatTAAGGCGCGCCTTGGGACTGGTCTGTTGGGGGAATAGACTGGAGGGGGACAGTTGGATTAACTTCAGGTGCGTCCTTGAAGACTTCCTCTTGAGGCGCGCCCTCCCTTTCTTCTTCTTCCAATCCAAGCTCTACCCTCCTAGCCTTGATTTCAGTGGCATGCTCCTTTTTGAATTCCACCATCTCAGCAACAGTCTCCTCCCCAAACTTCTCAAAAGAATAGTCAGGATCATTGGCCACAAAGCCCACTCTGTAGAAGTAAAAACCATTGGCAAAAGCCTCATCAGATATCTCCCTCTTCTCATCAGGCCAGCCTAGCCTCTGCTGCTCCTCAAGATATTCAATCCTCAAGTTGGCTGCATCCAGCTCAGTGTGGAGAGAAGTAGCCTTTTTGTTGGCGATCTCCAGCTGGGAAGTAAGTTTGGCCACCTCACCCTGGAGAAAAGAGATCTCAGAATCCTTTACTTTAATGTCCTTGGCATGAAGAAAATCTTTGTCTTTGAGAGTGTTCCTCAAAATGTTGTTATCCCCCTGCAATCTCTCCAGGCGCGCCCCATCCTCCAGTAACTTATCCACCACTCGAGTGGAGTGGATAAACAATTGGCAAGAGGCCTTTATTGAAGCACGAGTTGCATCTCCCAAATCCATTGCTTTCCATTGCTCCACTTCTTCATCTGAAACATGGAGAGAGCCCATAGGGCGAAGAGCGTTCAAAGCAGCAGAAGAAGGCGCGCCCTCTGCTCTTTGCCTCTTAGGCGCGCCCTGCTTTTCTGTGAGGTCGATGATGGGCCTCTTTTGAACAGGAGCAGTTTGAGGGACGGAGGCAGAAGTTGGGACGGATGCCTGTGCCGCAGGAACATCTTTCTTTGATTTTGGCCTAGGCTTATCACCAGGGCGCGCCCCAAAAGATTTAGGGATTCTTGGAGGAGCCATTTCTGCACAAGACATAAAGACATATTAGTTAATCATGACAGTCAAATATGTTGAACAATGCAGTAGATAGAAGCAATTGATATAGTCAATATTGATAAACATGAGTAAAATGCTACGCCTAGAGTAACAGGGCGTGCCTTAAAGACACAGAAAGATAAAATGAACGAAAGTTTTTCAATCTGGTATGGCAATAAAAAGTTGACAAGTAGAAGTAAGACGCGCCAATAGTGAAACGGCGTGCCCTTATATTCTACAATTAATGAACCTGAAGGGTCTTGGCCTTGTAGAGAACCGTCCTCTgtttcttcttcctcttcttcttcagCTTCTTCGCCACCTAAGTCAATAATTCGAGAAACGGGAGCACCTTTCCTAAATTTTACGTATTTGCACTTCACTCCTACTTGGTTAGAAAGAATCCCTACTCGCATCAAGTTGGATCGAGTAACTAAGGATTTTAAGTTCCACCTGTCAGAAGTTACTCTAAGGAGGGCTTCGGCTCGTTTTTTGGATCGCCTTTAAGGAGTTTTGAAGATGGTCTGTCTGGAAAAGTATAAGAATgagaaaagaaaggaaaaatgTAAAAATAACATAAGGGGAAAGATAAAAAGGCGCGTCCTTACTTGGTGACTTGTTGAACCTTATCCTTATCCTGGGAACGTCATACAGGTAAAAAAAGTTCTCTTTCCAACCTTTCTCGTGGCTAAGCTTGCCAGAGGAGAAACCCTTCTTATTATGCTGCTTATCCACCACCAAATAATAGTACCCGTGGTCAGACTTTCTTAGATTGAAAAAATAAGCAACTTCGGCCATGGACGGTTGGGGAAAACCCAAGTCCGTATAGAGGATGAACAAGGCCAGGACGAACTTGTAGCTGTTGGGAGAAAGTTGGAGTGGGGCTACGTCGTAGAATTCTATCACTTCCCTAAGGAAGGGATGTAATGGCGCGCCTATACCTAAAGACACCAGTTTGGGGCTGGTCAccattctgggaattttaaagtTTCTCCCATAATTGAAGATATGGGGCCGCATCATGCTCAAAGGGCGCGCCCATATGCCTTCCATGTCATAAAACTCCATGAGCCATCCTAGTTGTTCGTCTGAACAAGCCGAAGACAGACCCACGCAGAAAAGCTTCCCATGTTCCTTCCTGAAACGTTTCTTCACAGCTTCATTACACGATTCGAATTCGTCCCAATCAAAATCCAATTCGCTGTCAGAAATTTCCCAATGTTGGAAGGGAATTGGAGAAGGCTCAGGAGAGGTGGAAAATTGAAAGGAGTCTTCATCAAAGAAGTTTTCTTCATCACGAAGTGGTGACATATTTGCTTCAGGCGCGCCCTCATGAGTAGGAGAGGTAGGCGCGCCCTTTGGTTGTTGAGGAGATAAGCTTGGGGAAACAGCCTTGTAAAAAACCTTGGAAGGCCCAGCGCCTACATTAACCCCCCTTTCAACACCCCTATACCTGTCGCCATTTAAGCTCTCAAACCAATCATCATCGTCTAGCTCTGTACTAGTGGGGGCTGGAGACCTCTCTTTTTGGACTAATTTCTGCTTTCCGTGTCTACGAGATAAGGGAATGTTGTCCGTGGACGTTTGGACTAATTTCTGCTTTCCGTGTCTACGAGATAAGGGAATGTTGTCCGTGGACGAGTTATCTGAAAAATTTGCCATTAAGGAACCCTTTTTGGAGTCTTGAAGAAGACGCGCCACCCGGTTCAGGAATTCGGGAGTATGGTGAGCGTTCGGAAGCTGGGGGTCCAAGTAAGCGTTTGGAGGAGAATAGATTCCCAAGTTGGTAAGGAAATCCTTGAAAGGGTGAAAAGGAGAAGACGCGCCCTCGTCTTCCAGCTGCCAAGAAAATCAAAAATGTTGAGGGCGCGCCCAACACGAAAGAACGAGATACAAAAATATGAAGGAAACAGAAAAGGTAGGAATAGACTTAAAGGAAGGGTGAGGCGAGTCATACAATATGAAGGCGCGCCCTATTCTGTCCTAAAAACTATAAGACTGGAAGATGGGATGACATTGGCGTGGCTTAAAGTAAAAGGAACGCGCCTCGTATCGATAAAGAGGCGCGCCTTATCATGGGATGTATATTTTTAATTTTGAGGATAAAACGGCTGAGATTCCCAGAAACATAAAATTGAAAGTTCAACTCAATGATTTTGGATCTAGAACTATAaatcacacatatacaatataCATACACAGATACATACATCATTTTGTGTAAACTATCAAGAACAGTTAAAGAAGTTGAAAGGACAAATGGGACATGCAATGTGATTTATGCGATGAAgttcaaagaagaaagaagcttTATGTACCTTTTCGAACGGAGAAGAGAATAATTAGAAAAAACTGGAGAAATGGTGGTCAGGAGATAAGATTCCGAGCAGAAGAGCAGGGCCGCCGGTGGTAGAACTTTGAAAGAGAAAAGGGGGTGAAGTAGGAGAGAAGGTAAAAGTAAAAAAGAAAATGACTGATGGTGACTTGTATTTATAGGTGAAAAGGACAGCTGTTAAAACTGTCATGTCAGTCACGATTTCCGAAGAATAAGGAAAACCGTTTCAGATTAATTCAAATTTTAAGACGCGCCCTCTTAAAGACGCGCCTTATAAGGTTGGCACCAATCTGGAATACATGGAAAATAAGGATATTGAGTATATAAAGCCCCTCTGATGTTCAAGGCGCGTACTGTAAAAAAAAACAATGTGTGGGAAGATTTGTTTATACAGATCTTGATAAGGATAAgaaaaattccaatcccattttcaatgacatatggaatttggggggtagttgttatgcccaaaatttggtataaacaatattcagattaagaTTGACAAAATAAGCAAAATCGAAGGAAAAACGCCTCAATCAAGGAAAGGATAAGATTAACTTTCCATAAAACGAGGGTGCACCCTTAGAACGCGCCCTGTTGATTGAATAACTGATTGGCGGTTATGGTTGTCATGCTTTCAAGGCGCGCCCTCCAACAGGTGGAGGAGGCGCGCCCAGTTGTCGGGAAGGAAGAGAGGATTTTCTTAATTGGGACCTGTATAGTGAGCCCTAGGGGCGCGCCTTGAGCAAGGAAGACTGTTTGGACGGGTGGTTTGGACTTGATTGCTTTTGCAGGCTTGCTTGATTTAGACAGAATTGGAGCAAGCCCTAAAGATGAATAGTGTAGGGCGCGCCCTATGATGTAGAATGAGATAAGAAGAGACCAAAGGCTGGTGACACAGGGTGACGCCTACATACAGAGATGTCAAGGCGCGCCCTCAACTTCTACTTGACATATAAATGTAACTTTTATGTGCTCCTTATATGGATTTTCTGGAAGactcaaggaagatggagaatgttattactaatctatttgatgcaggtactctattgaagaactccttcctgtagcatatctacaggaaaggcggtgtccgtggtcagagacctccaggggtatgcctggaatgaaggcctcctcctgtagtcaatgggtgtcctcattggggatgtggggtgaaatctggtgtgtgctttgggagctctgtctctgtagtcaacgggtgtcctcgttgggagactttggagtatcctgcactttgcacccaaaagcttgggatcacttgtcctgtaatctggtaggggctccttatcgggggacaaggatgcgtccaacatttggggtgaaccacggctatacctgcgtccgcggactagagaaacagctggtagcggagggttatccttggccagggagatgcctcatccgtgaagtctcgaagccgcggacgagccttgggcctttgtggttgggcctcatcggcggacattcctaaagctagtagaagacggtttccaatgggtttcccattgggcctcgggataagaaatctaagcccattaggtttcttgttctccaagaactacgtgggcttgatcccctataaataggggtacgtagacacattgtaaggggtcagaagcgagagcgcaaaggagccaccattAACCCTAAgtaatctcagcccccaataatcatcaccaccaaacactgttcatcttttccgacgaatactgttcatcggattcatcggttactgttcacgtttccgacgaagaactgccatcacagatcttgtttccggctactaacctcaagttttgttgttcccaaattcctccgtcaacagtTACCCATTCAGGATATATTCCATCTGTTAAATAATATCCCAAATTATAGTCTTTACCATTAATATTGTAGTTTACTTAAGGAGCACGACCTTCTAGCACTTCATCGAATACTGGTGAACGGTCTAACACATTTATATCATTGTTAGAACCAGCAACTCCAAAAAACGTAAGCCATATCCATAGATCCGATTAGGCAACTGCTTCAAGCAAAATTGTCGGAACTCCTTTATGTCCACTCATGAACATTCCTTTTAATACTTTAGGACAATTTTTCCATTGTCAGTGCATGCAATCAATGCTTCCCATCATACCGGGAAATCCGCGATCTTCACCCATCTTGAGTAGACGTTGTACATCATTTGAGTTTGGATTTCGTAAATACTCACTCTCAAATATCAAAATAACATTAGTGACAAATCTTTTCAAACATTCAATCGCAGTAGACTCGCCAATACACACATAATCATCAACAGCATCTGCAGATATTCCATATACCAACATACGCATGGCTGCCATACACTTTTGTAAAGGTGATAGCCCTTTCCTTCCCAACGCATCAACCTTTTGCTGAAAATATGGATCTAAATTTGAAAGAGTTTTCACAATACGAAGAAAAATGTGTCTTCCCATTCGATTTGGATTTTGACTATACGGGAAAAAAAGATTTGGAAATGAATATGGGAATTGAGAATTTTGTGGGTTTGAGTTTTGTGAGTTTGAAAGTAAATAATTATTTGGATTCATTTTTGATAGGATAATACAAGCTTATTTGAAGAAGTGAAAGAAGTGAAATTGGACTCAATAAAATCACAAGGTTAGTATTTATAATGTTAAAATTTTAGAACGTTaggatttttaaaaaatttaacgTTATAATTTTCAGAAGAACAACTTTACTTTTTAGGGAAAAAAAAATTGTTATCAGTTTTAATACCGTCAAGTGACATATGGATAGATAAATTGCATagtataaataataaaatattatgttGAAAGGACGTAAAAGCAAAATGGGAGAGGAGTTGGTCAGCCCACCTACTCGGGCCTGACCAACTTTTGCTTTAATCTGCAGAGCTGAAAAATCAAGAGGATCCTTCTCACGCAACCCAACGCAGCACTGAGGCCTACGTTGGAGTTGTTCTTAAACCCTTGGGCCGTTTGGTTCATGTCGGAAAATATGGAATGAAACTGAGGAAAGGAAAAGAGGCGAAAAGAAAGAAATCACCCataattgttttatttatttggtTCATATGCGGAAACGGAATAAAAATTTACCTAATTATATTCATTTTTGACTTTTTTAAAATTAAGCAATCTCAAAATGTTagaatatatttatatttataacaATATAATATATTAGCATTATAATAAactaatataattaattatttaataacatcattatttttttaatgaattaacatacaaaatattccaaaattatttttaattaaaaaaagctaaataataaattattttaaatgtttaaaaataatttacaTAATAACTTATCTTTATGGTCAaagatttaaattataattgaaaTTAGAAAACAAAAGCGAGAAAGGCAATCCAAATCCCGAGGGAATTTGGATTTTGGTTAAATCCAAAACTAAAATAGGGGAAGGGAATGATTTTTTTACTAAACAAACATCAGAAAGAGAATTATTTTAGTTGTTTCCCTTTCCCTCCGTTGATTACCCTACCAAACGCCCCAGGCATGAATTACACAAGAAGTTCTTTCTTGATCAAGTCAAGTTTACCCGAAGGCTTTTTGATATAGTTTTAAATTGTCGGCCTGAAAGACCCTCCCTCGCTTTGCACTCACTCCCGTCAAGGGAGAGGAAGCCATCAAGCAAGCCCCAAGGCTAGAGAAGAAAGGGAAAGCGAGGAATAAAGCATAAATATGGGGTTATCATGTGTGGTTTGTTTCATACCGTTTCTAGGTGGTCTAAGGCCTTCCACGTTTCAATGACAGCTTTCTTTAGCTTGACTACTTGAACAGACCGACATTAAGTATCAGTTTGGGAGTGCGGTTAAAAACGGCCGTTCTGTGAAAAAAAATGTTGGTAGAAAAAGTGCTGTTAGGaaaattagatgactgtttggtattttttttaatttatgcatatttttaaatataatatttaaaattatgtttttgaAAACATTTGATGGTGAAAACTGATAGCTACTTTTTGCAAAAATTGAAAACAACTTTTTTCAAAAACATGGGGGACATGTTTTTGCTAATAGTTGTCTAGCTGACTGCAACAGCAGCACCAAACGGGGTCTAAATATCTTACCGTCTGGGATGCAGCCTGTATAACTCACCGCCTCGCATCCGATAAGATTCATCTGACTGGGACATCACAtataaacaaaaaaataaatacaTTCGTCATGGATTGTGAATTAAGTTTGAACACGAAAATGGAATCTGAAAATATCAAATCCAGAGATCAGTGATTTAAAGGCTTTAATATTAGGTTACATAACTGTATGTATAAAGTCGAGAGACCAGAAATTAATTCCAAATATAATTAAAACAGGTGTGCAGCGCTGTGTGATCATATTACTGCATGAACAGACAGCAATATGATCAAGAGGAACTGGCCATGGACTCGATCAGGAGTTGGTAACCTTCTGGTACAGGAGCCTGTGCTTGCACACAATGAGCCAGCGCTGGAACATCAGCACTTATGTCTAGAAACCTAGCCACCAAGAGAAGCAAATGAAAATCGGAAATTCGCTTAACAAATGGAAGATTTTTTGTACGATCCAGATGGCTCTTTAGTGCCCTCACTGACACGGGTGAATTCCTGTTTTCAATAGGAAATGTGGATGAAAGTGGGCCCTGAAATAACAATGAACAAACAATATATTAGGAATCATTAAAAATATAATTGGGTTGCATATCATAAAA is a window of Apium graveolens cultivar Ventura chromosome 11, ASM990537v1, whole genome shotgun sequence DNA encoding:
- the LOC141697281 gene encoding uncharacterized protein LOC141697281 translates to MAPPRIPKSFGARPGDKPRPKSKKDVPAAQASVPTSASVPQTAPVQKRPIIDLTEKQGAPKRQRAEGAPSSAALNALRPMGSLHVSDEEVEQWKAMDLGDATRASIKASCQLFIHSTRVVDKLLEDGARLERLQGDNNILRNTLKDKDFLHAKDIKVKDSEISFLQGEVAKLTSQLEIANKKATSLHTELDAANLRIEYLEEQQRLGWPDEKREISDEAFANGFYFYRVGFVANDPDYSFEKFGEETVAEMVEFKKEHATEIKARRVELGLEEEEREGAPQEEVFKDAPEVNPTVPLQSIPPTDQSQGAP
- the LOC141697528 gene encoding uncharacterized protein LOC141697528, which produces MGRHIFLRIVKTLSNLDPYFQQKVDALGRKGLSPLQKCMAAMRMLVYGISADAVDDYVCIGESTAIECLKRFVTNVILIFESEYLRNPNSNDVQRLLKMGEDRGFPGMMGSIDCMH